A region from the Variovorax sp. V93 genome encodes:
- the fliQ gene encoding flagellar biosynthesis protein FliQ, translating into MTPESVMSLGSQAIHVSLLLGAPMLLVALVVGLVISIFQAATQINEATLSFIPKLLAVFAVLVLAGPWMLAQMLDYIRTLFSSIPQLVA; encoded by the coding sequence ATGACTCCCGAATCCGTCATGTCCCTGGGCAGCCAGGCCATCCACGTCTCGCTGCTGCTGGGTGCGCCGATGCTGCTGGTGGCGCTCGTGGTGGGCCTGGTCATCAGCATCTTCCAGGCTGCAACGCAGATCAACGAAGCCACGCTGTCCTTCATTCCCAAGCTGCTGGCGGTGTTCGCGGTGCTGGTGCTTGCCGGCCCCTGGATGCTGGCGCAGATGCTCGACTACATCCGCACGCTGTTCTCGAGCATCCCGCAGCTGGTCGCCTGA
- the fliP gene encoding flagellar type III secretion system pore protein FliP (The bacterial flagellar biogenesis protein FliP forms a type III secretion system (T3SS)-type pore required for flagellar assembly.): MLLALALPTAAWTQGLPGLTSTPGPGGSQTWSLSVQTLVMLTSLSFLPALLLSMTSFTRILIVLGLLRTAIGTQSSPPNQILVGLSLFLTFFVMAPVFDKVHDEAYKPFSENRITAEKALEKGIAPFKSFMLKQTRENDLALFARLAKIPDMQGPEEVPLRILLPSFVISELKTAFQIGFTIFIPFLIIDLVVASVLMSMGMMMVPPASIALPFKLMLFVMADGWQLLIGALAESFYL, translated from the coding sequence ATGCTGCTCGCCCTGGCGCTGCCGACGGCGGCTTGGACGCAGGGCCTGCCCGGCCTCACCAGCACGCCCGGCCCGGGCGGCAGCCAGACCTGGTCGCTCAGCGTGCAGACGCTGGTGATGCTGACCTCGCTCAGCTTCCTGCCGGCGCTGCTGCTGAGCATGACGAGCTTCACGCGCATCCTCATCGTGCTGGGCCTGCTGCGCACGGCCATCGGCACGCAGTCGTCGCCGCCCAACCAGATCCTGGTGGGCCTGTCGCTGTTCCTCACCTTCTTCGTGATGGCGCCGGTGTTCGACAAGGTCCACGACGAGGCCTACAAGCCCTTCTCCGAAAACAGGATCACGGCCGAGAAGGCGCTCGAGAAGGGCATTGCGCCCTTCAAGTCCTTCATGCTGAAGCAGACCCGCGAGAACGACCTGGCCCTGTTCGCCAGGCTCGCGAAGATCCCCGACATGCAAGGCCCCGAGGAAGTGCCGCTGCGCATCCTGCTGCCCTCCTTCGTGATCAGCGAGCTGAAGACCGCGTTCCAGATCGGCTTCACGATCTTCATTCCGTTCCTGATCATCGACCTGGTGGTGGCCAGCGTGCTGATGTCGATGGGCATGATGATGGTGCCGCCCGCCTCCATCGCGCTGCCCTTCAAGCTGATGCTGTTCGTCATGGCCGACGGCTGGCAGCTGCTGATCGGCGCACTGGCCGAGAGCTTTTATCTTTAG
- the flgL gene encoding flagellar hook-associated protein FlgL, translated as MRISTQSFYAQSMSSLGSQQQQLFRIQQQLAAGTKFLTAADDPVAAARALGVSQSMAESAQYATSRSRAMLSLSQEETALKSATSIMQNMKTLAVQAGNGTLSDADRASLTTTLQGNLDQLVNVANADDGNGQFLFAGFKSASQPFVAGAGGIQYMGDQGQRLMQIDVSRQMSTTDDGRSVFQSVQGGAGYVSSAGAGNTGSGVFGAVGVTDASAANYGKDFVISFSGGNYTVATQDTPPVVAASGAYVPGAAISFGGLQITMSGAPADGDTFQVATARNAGTDVFAAIGELVTALRQPLAGNGDAAKADLLNALSTFNVKITNAHDNVLTVMSSVGSRMNELDALNTSGASRDLIDKGYLSELVDLDPASAISEFLQRQTSLQATQQTFARLHSIALFNYL; from the coding sequence ATGCGCATCAGCACCCAATCCTTCTACGCCCAGAGCATGAGCTCGCTGGGTTCGCAGCAGCAGCAGCTGTTCCGCATCCAGCAGCAGCTCGCCGCGGGCACCAAGTTCCTGACGGCTGCCGACGATCCGGTGGCCGCCGCGCGTGCGCTGGGCGTAAGCCAGTCGATGGCGGAGTCGGCGCAGTACGCCACCAGCCGCAGCCGCGCGATGCTCTCGCTCTCGCAGGAAGAGACCGCGCTGAAGTCGGCCACCTCGATCATGCAGAACATGAAGACGCTCGCGGTGCAGGCCGGCAACGGCACGCTGTCGGACGCCGACCGCGCCTCGCTGACCACCACGCTGCAGGGCAACCTGGACCAGCTGGTGAACGTGGCCAATGCCGACGACGGCAACGGCCAGTTCCTGTTCGCCGGCTTCAAGAGCGCGAGCCAGCCCTTCGTGGCGGGGGCCGGCGGCATCCAGTACATGGGCGACCAGGGCCAGCGCCTGATGCAGATCGACGTGTCGCGCCAGATGTCGACCACGGACGACGGACGCAGCGTGTTCCAGTCGGTGCAGGGCGGCGCGGGCTACGTGAGCTCGGCGGGTGCCGGCAACACCGGCTCCGGCGTCTTCGGCGCCGTGGGCGTGACCGATGCGAGCGCGGCCAACTACGGCAAGGACTTCGTGATCAGCTTCAGCGGCGGCAACTACACGGTGGCCACGCAGGACACGCCGCCCGTGGTGGCCGCATCGGGCGCCTACGTGCCGGGCGCCGCGATCTCGTTCGGCGGCCTGCAGATCACCATGAGCGGCGCGCCGGCCGACGGCGACACCTTCCAGGTGGCCACGGCGCGCAATGCCGGCACCGACGTGTTCGCCGCCATCGGCGAGCTGGTCACTGCGCTCAGGCAGCCGCTGGCCGGCAACGGCGACGCGGCGAAGGCCGATCTGCTCAACGCGCTGAGCACCTTCAACGTCAAGATCACCAATGCGCACGACAACGTGCTCACGGTCATGTCGTCGGTCGGCTCGCGCATGAACGAGCTCGACGCGCTCAACACCAGCGGCGCCTCGCGCGACCTGATCGACAAGGGCTACCTCTCGGAGCTGGTGGACCTGGACCCGGCCAGCGCCATCTCGGAATTCCTGCAGCGCCAGACCTCGCTCCAGGCCACCCAGCAGACCTTCGCGCGGCTGCACAGCATTGCGCTGTTCAACTACCTGTGA
- the fliR gene encoding flagellar biosynthetic protein FliR has protein sequence MPAIFSVTSAELTAWLTAFLWPFVRMLALVSTAPVFGEPGVARQTKVAVAALLAVAIAPTLGPMPAVPVVSAGGVWIIVQQVLIGGAIGFAMRMVFAAVLAAGEYIGLQMGLSFASFFDPMAGGATMVVARLMHMLAILLFLAVDGHLLMLAALAESFHTLPIANAPLAAQGWMLLVSGGGRIFANGLMLALPLVTALLTLNLAMGILNRASPQFSIFAVGFPLTLLAGIGMLQLLMPQLGAFMEPRFAAALSSLPQLMQALRP, from the coding sequence ATGCCCGCCATCTTCTCCGTCACTTCGGCGGAGCTGACCGCCTGGCTGACGGCCTTCCTGTGGCCCTTCGTTCGCATGCTGGCGCTGGTGAGCACCGCACCGGTGTTCGGCGAGCCCGGCGTCGCGCGCCAGACCAAGGTGGCTGTTGCCGCGCTGCTGGCGGTGGCCATTGCGCCCACGCTCGGTCCCATGCCCGCGGTGCCGGTGGTCTCCGCGGGCGGCGTGTGGATCATCGTGCAGCAGGTGCTCATCGGCGGTGCCATCGGCTTCGCGATGCGCATGGTGTTCGCGGCCGTGCTGGCCGCGGGCGAGTACATCGGCCTGCAGATGGGCCTGTCCTTCGCGTCCTTCTTCGATCCCATGGCCGGCGGCGCCACCATGGTGGTTGCGCGGCTCATGCACATGCTGGCCATTCTTCTCTTCCTGGCGGTGGACGGCCACCTGCTGATGCTCGCGGCGCTGGCCGAGAGCTTCCACACGCTGCCGATCGCCAATGCGCCGCTGGCCGCGCAGGGCTGGATGCTGCTGGTGTCCGGCGGCGGACGGATCTTTGCCAACGGGCTGATGCTGGCGCTGCCGCTGGTGACCGCGCTGCTCACGCTCAACCTTGCGATGGGCATCCTGAACCGGGCTTCGCCGCAGTTCAGCATCTTTGCGGTCGGCTTTCCGCTCACGCTGCTGGCGGGCATCGGCATGCTGCAGCTGCTGATGCCGCAGCTCGGCGCCTTCATGGAGCCGCGCTTTGCCGCCGCGCTGTCTTCGCTGCCCCAGCTGATGCAGGCGCTGCGGCCCTGA
- the fliO gene encoding flagellar biosynthetic protein FliO, whose translation MNLLARRLPQAAASIAAAACLAAHAALPTVPSPAEAAPAVGASSLLQAGFGMFAVLALIFLCAWAARRFGLQRLGGGQSVKVVSSTMVGQRERVVVVEVGGTWLVLGVAAGRVNALHSLPAQALPAAAPARAVPDARLAGAAGLFAQKLRDSLGLAQRPHP comes from the coding sequence ATGAATCTCCTTGCCAGGCGGCTGCCGCAGGCCGCCGCATCGATTGCGGCTGCCGCATGCCTCGCAGCCCACGCGGCGCTGCCGACCGTGCCCTCGCCCGCCGAGGCGGCGCCGGCCGTCGGCGCCTCCAGCCTGCTGCAGGCCGGCTTCGGCATGTTCGCGGTGCTGGCCCTGATCTTCCTGTGCGCCTGGGCCGCGCGCCGCTTCGGCCTGCAGCGCCTGGGCGGCGGCCAATCGGTGAAGGTGGTCTCCAGCACCATGGTCGGCCAGCGCGAGCGCGTGGTCGTGGTCGAGGTCGGCGGCACCTGGCTGGTGCTGGGCGTTGCGGCCGGCCGGGTCAATGCGCTGCATTCGCTGCCGGCGCAGGCGCTGCCCGCGGCGGCCCCTGCACGCGCAGTGCCCGACGCCCGCCTGGCCGGCGCGGCGGGCCTGTTCGCCCAGAAGCTGCGCGACTCGCTCGGCCTTGCGCAGCGGCCCCACCCATGA
- the fliM gene encoding flagellar motor switch protein FliM — translation MAYEQVLSQDEVDALLQGVTGGAPEQSDGAAARTDGLPVYDLGAPDRVVRSRMHTLEVINERFARHLRSSLLNFMRRSPDISVGPVHIQQYGEFVRHLPVPANINMLHMKPLRGTALFVFDPKLVFLVVDNLFGSDGRYHVRVEGRDFTRTEQRIIKRLLNLTLQCYADAWQPVFPLSFDYVRAEMHGKLANIVAPNEVVINTTLQIEFGPVGGFLHVCIPYSMIEPIRDLLSNPVQDEIEVDKRWVRQMSQQMQSADVELSAEFITLPSTIGEVLKLQVGDVLPIELPSSITARVDGIPVMECGYGVSNERYALRVLQMISHQDSDPKNDHD, via the coding sequence ATGGCCTATGAACAAGTGCTCTCCCAGGACGAGGTCGACGCGCTGCTGCAGGGCGTCACCGGCGGCGCGCCCGAGCAGAGCGACGGCGCCGCCGCCCGCACGGACGGCCTGCCGGTGTACGACCTGGGCGCGCCCGACCGCGTGGTGCGCAGCCGCATGCACACGCTGGAGGTCATCAACGAGCGCTTTGCCCGCCACCTGCGCAGCTCGCTGCTGAACTTCATGCGGCGCAGCCCCGACATCTCGGTCGGGCCGGTGCACATCCAGCAGTACGGCGAATTCGTGCGCCACCTGCCGGTGCCGGCCAACATCAACATGCTGCACATGAAGCCGCTGCGCGGCACGGCGCTGTTCGTGTTCGATCCGAAGCTGGTGTTCCTGGTGGTCGACAACCTGTTCGGCAGCGACGGGCGCTACCACGTGCGCGTCGAGGGGCGCGACTTCACGCGCACCGAGCAGCGCATCATCAAGCGGCTCCTGAACCTCACGCTGCAGTGCTATGCCGACGCCTGGCAGCCGGTGTTCCCGCTGAGCTTCGACTACGTGCGCGCCGAGATGCACGGCAAGCTCGCCAACATCGTCGCGCCCAACGAAGTGGTGATCAACACCACGCTGCAGATCGAGTTCGGCCCGGTGGGCGGCTTCCTGCACGTGTGCATTCCCTATTCGATGATCGAGCCGATCCGCGACCTGCTGTCCAACCCGGTGCAGGACGAGATCGAGGTCGACAAGCGCTGGGTGCGCCAGATGTCGCAGCAGATGCAGAGCGCCGACGTGGAGCTCAGCGCCGAATTCATCACGCTGCCCTCGACCATCGGCGAGGTGCTCAAGCTGCAGGTGGGCGACGTGCTGCCCATCGAGCTCCCTTCCTCGATCACCGCGCGCGTGGACGGCATTCCGGTCATGGAATGCGGCTACGGGGTGTCGAACGAACGCTATGCCCTGCGCGTGCTGCAGATGATCTCCCACCAAGACAGCGATCCGAAGAACGACCATGACTGA
- the fliN gene encoding flagellar motor switch protein FliN: protein MTDNTPSTSDADDWASALAEQTAASASPPAFAPAAPPAIAPAPAAAPAGSRVFQPLQAMATGAGSPVDVERILDVPVQLTAELGRTRITIKSLLQLSQGSVVELDGLAGQPLDVLINGYLIAQGEVVVVNEKYGIRLTDIVTPSERMQKLGRS from the coding sequence ATGACTGACAACACCCCATCCACCAGCGATGCGGACGACTGGGCCAGCGCGCTGGCCGAACAGACCGCGGCCTCCGCGTCCCCTCCCGCCTTCGCTCCCGCCGCCCCGCCGGCGATCGCTCCCGCACCGGCCGCCGCGCCCGCCGGCAGCCGCGTGTTCCAGCCGCTGCAGGCCATGGCGACCGGCGCCGGCTCGCCCGTGGACGTGGAGCGCATCCTCGACGTGCCGGTGCAGCTCACGGCCGAGCTCGGCCGCACCCGCATCACCATCAAGAGCCTGCTGCAGCTCTCGCAGGGCTCGGTGGTCGAGCTCGACGGCCTGGCCGGCCAGCCGCTGGACGTGCTGATCAACGGCTACCTGATCGCGCAGGGCGAGGTGGTGGTGGTCAACGAGAAGTACGGCATCCGCCTGACCGACATCGTCACGCCCTCCGAGCGTATGCAGAAGCTCGGGCGGTCATGA